The following coding sequences lie in one Thermomicrobium sp. 4228-Ro genomic window:
- a CDS encoding ABC transporter permease codes for MVVRELSRPTERSRSQAATYQARPLVRRVAGWLVPWIVPALIVAGWWGIVTAGLIASYQLPPPQTIVATAREMAERGELVTHLVATLQRLAWGYLLGSAPGIVLGALTGLAPWLRRALDPTVQGLRAIPSLAWVPLFLLWFGIGETSRILLIALGVFLPVYFNVLAAVGGIDWRLIEFARIYRLGRWRTFRHVIIPGALPGVLTGLRAGLSLGWMFVVAAELIAASSGLGFLLVEGQSTMRPDRVLVALLSFGLLGKLSDTLLARLERALLVWRETIASVQDGEGTP; via the coding sequence ATGGTTGTGCGCGAACTGTCCAGACCGACTGAACGAAGCCGAAGCCAGGCAGCGACATACCAGGCACGGCCGCTGGTGCGGCGCGTCGCTGGCTGGCTCGTCCCCTGGATCGTTCCGGCCCTCATCGTTGCCGGTTGGTGGGGGATCGTCACCGCCGGCTTGATTGCCTCCTACCAGCTGCCGCCACCGCAGACCATCGTGGCAACAGCGCGCGAGATGGCCGAGCGCGGTGAACTCGTCACCCACCTAGTCGCGACACTCCAACGGTTGGCCTGGGGATACCTGCTCGGCAGCGCCCCGGGTATCGTGCTGGGTGCCCTGACCGGCCTGGCTCCCTGGCTGCGCCGGGCACTCGATCCGACCGTTCAAGGTTTACGCGCCATTCCCTCGCTCGCCTGGGTGCCGCTGTTCCTCCTGTGGTTCGGCATCGGCGAGACATCCCGCATTCTCCTCATCGCCCTCGGGGTCTTTCTCCCGGTCTATTTCAACGTGCTCGCCGCTGTGGGCGGCATCGACTGGCGCCTCATCGAATTCGCCCGCATCTACCGGCTGGGACGCTGGCGAACGTTCCGTCACGTCATCATTCCCGGGGCACTGCCCGGTGTCCTGACCGGTCTGCGGGCCGGTCTGAGCCTGGGCTGGATGTTCGTCGTCGCCGCTGAACTCATCGCCGCGAGCAGTGGACTCGGCTTCCTCTTGGTCGAGGGACAGTCGACGATGCGACCGGACCGCGTCCTCGTCGCCCTGCTCTCGTTCGGCCTTCTCGGGAAGCTGTCCGACACGCTCCTCGCCCGGTTGGAACGAGCGCTGCTCGTCTGGCGCGAGACGATCGCCAGCGTTCAAGACGGGGAGGGAACGCCATGA
- a CDS encoding ABC transporter ATP-binding protein, producing the protein MSGARVRLEAIAIDLGGHTVPTDLSLDIPAGSFVAIVGPSGVGKTTLLRLLAGTVPAHAGQIRLERPDDGSTPQIAFVFQEPRLLPWLRTWENIALVAPGVSAAERRQRAEAALAAVHLPERAFTAWPRQLSGGMAQRVALARALVTEPDLLLLDEPFSAVDVLTRLRLQDYLLELWERFGFTAILVTHDVDEAVYLADRVILLGGKPARAQNQFMVDIPRPRDRGDARLAALRARILAALDEQAIEEPVRASRP; encoded by the coding sequence ATGAGCGGCGCACGTGTCCGGCTGGAAGCGATCGCGATCGACCTCGGTGGCCACACCGTCCCGACCGACCTGTCCCTCGACATTCCGGCTGGTTCGTTCGTCGCCATCGTCGGCCCGAGCGGCGTGGGAAAGACGACGCTGCTCCGCCTCCTCGCTGGTACCGTTCCGGCGCACGCAGGCCAGATTCGGCTCGAACGTCCGGACGATGGTTCGACCCCGCAGATCGCCTTCGTCTTCCAGGAGCCCCGCTTGCTCCCGTGGCTCCGCACCTGGGAAAACATCGCGCTGGTCGCGCCAGGAGTCTCGGCTGCCGAGCGCCGCCAGCGCGCCGAGGCTGCGCTCGCGGCCGTCCACTTGCCCGAACGCGCTTTCACTGCCTGGCCGCGCCAGCTCTCGGGCGGTATGGCCCAACGGGTCGCGCTGGCTCGAGCGCTGGTCACCGAGCCGGATCTGCTACTCCTCGATGAGCCATTCAGCGCTGTCGACGTGCTGACCCGCTTGCGCTTGCAGGACTACTTGCTCGAACTGTGGGAGCGGTTCGGTTTCACGGCGATTCTCGTCACGCATGACGTTGACGAAGCGGTGTATCTCGCTGACCGAGTGATCCTGCTCGGTGGGAAGCCGGCAAGGGCGCAAAACCAATTCATGGTAGACATTCCGCGACCACGCGACCGTGGCGATGCGCGGCTTGCTGCCTTACGCGCACGCATCCTGGCGGCACTCGACGAGCAGGCGATCGAGGAGCCGGTACGAGCGAGCCGCCCATGA
- a CDS encoding EAL domain-containing protein yields MENSAESSLPASVAAGTSAEQEIATRLVALAQVALILNRETDFNRALARVLPLLVEAFGAAAGWITMRVGDTFELVATTALPPGLAADNQQELRWFPCRCQRLALSGELTETAVVIACERLARLHERSADPAVTGGLTYHLSVPLRQPNGKVLGLLNLAYRSTSHLTESEKTLLNLVGQLLASALERALLAEEVARLHAAERTQALRLAQRLMSQRSVVAVADTVFAALEPILRPDAQSLLTVDPTGRFLVLRAGRGWSADRVGRLWLPLEPPSHNGPAWALHVGHAFALRLDHLARPFHVPEPVLQAGVKFSAFFPLYSGEQPVGVVVANFFEVRELSEEQLRFAELLCGIGALAIARALEQEQSEALISELPVGVFQANGQGAIQRANRALARLLGWERSEELEGRVLDDFFVERVEARRLFGILQRGDVLAGGEYRWLRRDGRPIWVRVSARPVLGPGGQLLLVEGVVEDVSDRKSVEEHLAYLARHDSLTGIANRHTLFDALQERIARSMRRGQSGALVLLDLDNFKLVNDQLGHAAGDSVLRAVANRLVSVLRTGELVARLGGDEFAAVLYPVTREAAERIAARLLSAIAQVTVSLPSRMLRLGASCGVALFPEHGVTVEEVLIAADRALYTAKYSGRGRVQVYEASRSSHERAVTMPVEFLESVLASERLILFAQPILDLHTARVVGYELLLRLREGERVVDPDMFLPLAERLNLMPRLDLWVVEQLVQSAHVHHGRVHVNLSAQTLRDVDSFRPLGELLERIPFPAGRLVFEVTESAALTDLVWARERLQALRDRGCLIALDDFGVGYSSFYQLRSLPFDFLKIDGNLIVDLASDGVNRSIVRAIVELARALGARTIAEWVEQEDLLPLLGDLGVDEAQGYAIGSPQPLDAL; encoded by the coding sequence GTGGAGAATTCAGCCGAATCGTCTCTCCCGGCTTCCGTAGCCGCTGGCACGTCGGCGGAGCAGGAGATCGCGACCCGGCTCGTTGCGCTCGCTCAGGTAGCGCTCATCCTGAATCGAGAAACGGATTTCAATCGAGCGCTGGCTCGAGTGCTCCCGCTCTTGGTTGAAGCTTTCGGGGCGGCAGCGGGGTGGATCACCATGCGAGTCGGCGATACCTTCGAGCTGGTCGCGACGACAGCGCTGCCGCCCGGCCTCGCGGCCGACAATCAGCAGGAGCTCCGTTGGTTTCCCTGCCGCTGTCAGCGACTCGCGCTGTCCGGTGAACTGACGGAAACCGCCGTAGTCATCGCATGCGAGCGGCTCGCCCGGCTACACGAGCGCAGTGCTGATCCAGCGGTGACCGGTGGGCTCACCTACCACCTGTCTGTGCCGCTCCGCCAACCGAACGGAAAGGTGCTCGGTCTCCTGAATTTAGCCTATCGTAGCACTTCCCATTTAACCGAGAGCGAAAAGACGTTGCTGAATCTGGTCGGCCAATTGCTGGCGAGCGCATTGGAGCGTGCGCTCCTCGCTGAAGAAGTAGCTCGGCTGCACGCTGCCGAACGCACCCAGGCGTTGCGACTAGCGCAGAGACTGATGAGTCAGCGGAGCGTCGTCGCTGTGGCGGATACGGTGTTCGCTGCACTCGAGCCGATCCTTCGCCCGGACGCTCAGAGCCTTCTCACGGTCGATCCGACTGGACGGTTTCTCGTCCTCCGTGCCGGCCGGGGATGGTCGGCCGACCGGGTCGGTCGTCTCTGGCTCCCGCTGGAACCGCCATCCCACAATGGACCGGCGTGGGCACTTCACGTGGGTCATGCGTTCGCTCTACGGCTCGACCACCTCGCCCGCCCCTTTCACGTTCCGGAGCCGGTTCTGCAGGCTGGTGTCAAGTTTTCGGCCTTCTTTCCGCTCTACAGTGGTGAGCAACCGGTGGGGGTCGTTGTCGCGAACTTCTTCGAGGTCCGTGAATTGAGCGAGGAGCAGCTTCGTTTTGCAGAACTCCTGTGCGGAATCGGTGCGCTGGCGATCGCTCGTGCGCTCGAGCAGGAACAGAGCGAGGCCTTGATCAGCGAGCTCCCGGTCGGTGTCTTCCAGGCCAACGGGCAAGGGGCGATCCAGCGAGCGAACCGGGCACTCGCGCGCTTATTGGGGTGGGAGAGAAGCGAAGAACTCGAAGGCCGCGTGCTCGATGATTTCTTCGTCGAGCGAGTCGAGGCACGACGCCTGTTCGGAATCTTGCAGCGCGGCGACGTGCTGGCTGGAGGAGAGTACCGTTGGCTCCGACGTGACGGGAGACCCATCTGGGTGCGTGTTTCGGCCCGGCCCGTACTCGGCCCAGGCGGGCAGCTGCTGCTCGTCGAGGGGGTGGTCGAGGATGTCAGCGATCGTAAGAGCGTCGAAGAGCACCTCGCCTATCTGGCCCGGCACGACTCCCTGACTGGGATCGCGAATCGGCATACACTGTTCGATGCCCTGCAAGAGCGAATCGCCCGCTCCATGCGTCGTGGCCAATCCGGTGCGCTCGTGCTCCTCGATCTGGACAACTTCAAGCTGGTGAACGACCAACTCGGCCATGCTGCCGGTGATTCCGTTCTGCGTGCTGTAGCGAACCGTCTCGTCAGCGTGCTCCGGACTGGCGAACTCGTCGCTCGCCTTGGCGGAGACGAGTTCGCGGCGGTGCTCTATCCGGTTACCCGTGAGGCTGCCGAGCGCATCGCAGCCCGCTTGCTCTCGGCGATCGCTCAGGTGACGGTCTCTTTGCCCTCTCGTATGTTGCGGCTCGGCGCGAGTTGCGGCGTCGCGCTCTTCCCAGAGCACGGTGTGACGGTCGAGGAGGTACTGATCGCGGCCGACCGCGCGCTCTATACGGCCAAATATTCCGGGCGTGGCCGGGTCCAAGTCTACGAAGCATCGCGGTCGTCGCACGAGCGAGCGGTTACGATGCCGGTCGAGTTCCTGGAGTCGGTACTGGCGAGCGAACGGTTGATCCTCTTCGCTCAGCCGATCCTCGACCTGCATACTGCTCGTGTGGTTGGCTACGAATTGCTGCTCCGTCTCCGCGAGGGGGAGCGCGTGGTCGACCCTGACATGTTTCTCCCACTCGCAGAGCGACTCAACCTCATGCCACGACTCGATCTTTGGGTCGTCGAGCAACTCGTGCAGTCCGCTCACGTGCACCACGGTCGCGTGCATGTCAATCTCTCGGCGCAGACGTTGCGCGATGTCGACTCCTTTCGCCCGCTCGGTGAGCTCCTGGAGCGCATTCCCTTTCCTGCTGGGCGCCTCGTGTTCGAGGTCACGGAATCAGCTGCGTTGACCGATTTGGTTTGGGCACGCGAGCGACTGCAAGCGCTGCGTGATCGAGGCTGTCTCATCGCTCTCGACGATTTCGGCGTGGGCTACTCGTCCTTCTACCAACTCCGTTCCCTCCCGTTTGACTTCCTCAAGATCGATGGCAATCTCATCGTCGATCTCGCCAGTGATGGAGTCAACCGCAGTATCGTCCGAGCGATCGTCGAGTTGGCCCGAGCGCTCGGCGCTCGGACGATCGCGGAGTGGGTGGAACAGGAGGATCTTCTCCCACTACTCGGCGATCTCGGCGTCGACGAAGCCCAAGGGTATGCGATCGGCAGTCCGCAGCCGCTCGATGCGCTCTAA
- the gltX gene encoding glutamate--tRNA ligase — protein MAETRVRVRFAPSPTGDLHVGGARTALFNWLFAQQHGGAFILRIEDTDQARLVGQSIEGIIEGLKWLGLEWDEGPDIGGPYGPYIQSQRLSLYQEHARWLVEHGYAYYCFCTPERLERVRQEQRARGEPPGYDRHCRFLPPEEVQARLARGEPAVIRFKMPLEGETTIVDLLRGEITYENRLLQDLVLLKSDGFPTYHLANVVDDHYMEISHILRAEEWIPSAPLHAQLYRAFGWEMPVLCHLPLILSPDGKGKLSKRHGATGVLEFKRLGYLPEAMINYLALLGWAYDAEREIFSREELLQLFRLEEVNPHPARFNFEKLLWMNQYYINHILSLDDFAQRCVPFLREAGLVGPEAEDPASPAFAYVREVVALVKDRAKLLSEVPELTRFFFTDVEDYDPELLLQRKVEPETVLHALERTLAVLEEADFADEADLERRLRALAEELGLKTGQLFMPIRVAVTGRTVSPGLFETLRVLGRERSLERLARAREKLANYLTERAASTAG, from the coding sequence ATGGCCGAAACGCGTGTGCGTGTCCGTTTCGCACCGAGTCCGACCGGAGACCTGCATGTCGGTGGCGCACGGACTGCGTTGTTCAACTGGCTCTTCGCCCAGCAGCACGGTGGTGCCTTCATCCTGCGCATCGAAGATACCGACCAGGCACGGCTGGTCGGGCAGAGCATCGAAGGGATCATCGAAGGGTTGAAGTGGCTCGGCCTGGAGTGGGACGAAGGGCCCGATATCGGGGGCCCCTATGGACCCTACATCCAAAGCCAACGGCTCTCGCTGTACCAGGAGCATGCCCGCTGGCTGGTCGAGCATGGTTATGCCTACTACTGTTTCTGCACGCCGGAGCGGCTCGAGCGGGTGCGCCAGGAGCAGCGGGCTCGCGGCGAGCCGCCCGGGTACGACCGGCACTGTCGCTTCTTGCCGCCCGAAGAAGTCCAAGCGCGGCTGGCACGCGGTGAGCCAGCGGTGATTCGCTTCAAGATGCCGCTCGAGGGCGAGACGACGATCGTCGATCTCCTGCGCGGCGAGATCACCTACGAGAACCGGTTGCTGCAGGACCTCGTCCTGCTCAAGTCGGACGGGTTCCCAACCTACCATCTGGCCAACGTGGTCGATGACCATTACATGGAAATCTCGCACATCCTGCGAGCCGAAGAGTGGATTCCCTCGGCACCGCTCCATGCTCAACTCTATCGTGCTTTCGGTTGGGAGATGCCGGTGCTCTGCCACCTCCCGCTCATCCTGAGCCCGGACGGGAAAGGAAAGCTTTCCAAGCGACACGGTGCGACGGGTGTCCTGGAGTTCAAGCGGCTCGGTTATCTGCCCGAGGCGATGATCAACTATCTGGCGCTCCTCGGCTGGGCCTACGATGCCGAGCGGGAGATCTTCTCCCGCGAGGAATTGCTTCAGCTCTTCCGGCTGGAGGAGGTGAACCCGCATCCGGCTCGCTTCAACTTCGAGAAGCTCTTGTGGATGAACCAGTACTACATCAATCACATCCTCTCGCTCGACGACTTCGCGCAGCGGTGCGTGCCGTTCCTCCGCGAGGCAGGACTCGTCGGTCCGGAAGCAGAGGATCCAGCCAGCCCTGCCTTCGCCTACGTGCGCGAGGTGGTGGCGCTGGTCAAAGACCGCGCCAAGCTCTTGAGCGAAGTTCCGGAATTGACGCGCTTCTTCTTTACCGACGTCGAGGACTACGATCCGGAACTCCTGCTCCAGCGGAAAGTCGAGCCGGAGACGGTTCTCCACGCGCTCGAGCGCACACTCGCGGTGCTCGAGGAAGCCGACTTCGCCGACGAGGCGGATCTCGAGCGACGGCTGCGCGCGCTCGCTGAGGAGTTGGGTTTGAAGACTGGACAGCTCTTCATGCCGATCCGGGTGGCAGTGACGGGTCGGACAGTTTCGCCAGGACTCTTCGAGACGCTGCGCGTGCTCGGTCGTGAACGCTCGCTGGAGCGACTCGCTCGGGCCCGTGAGAAGCTAGCGAACTATCTCACCGAGCGTGCCGCCAGTACAGCTGGCTGA
- a CDS encoding SDR family oxidoreductase, whose amino-acid sequence MTSEAPVALVTGGTGQVGSVVVRFFAERGARVFVPYRTLAHWEALRASLGPLAGSVAGAQLDLGSADDAERAVTSAIERYGRLDWVLCLAGGYRPGRIAETDPALWEELLAMNLWPTANVLRAAVPRLLERGTGRIVTVGARAALDPGAGSVAYAAVKQAVMTMTLAVAREVRGTGVTANCIAPATIDTPANREAMPNADYSKWVPREQVAALLWYLCSPEAAALNGAIIPIAGGQ is encoded by the coding sequence ATGACGAGCGAAGCGCCGGTCGCTCTCGTTACCGGTGGAACCGGTCAGGTCGGCTCGGTCGTCGTGCGTTTCTTCGCCGAGCGAGGAGCGCGCGTCTTCGTCCCGTATCGTACTCTGGCGCACTGGGAGGCATTGCGCGCTTCGCTCGGTCCGCTCGCCGGTTCGGTCGCCGGAGCACAGCTCGACCTCGGCTCAGCGGATGACGCCGAGCGTGCCGTGACCTCGGCGATCGAGCGATACGGCCGGCTCGACTGGGTGCTCTGCCTCGCCGGTGGCTACCGGCCGGGGCGGATCGCCGAGACCGATCCGGCGCTCTGGGAAGAACTGCTCGCCATGAACCTCTGGCCGACGGCCAACGTCCTGCGGGCGGCTGTTCCGCGGCTGCTCGAGCGCGGCACCGGACGGATCGTGACTGTCGGGGCTCGCGCGGCACTCGATCCTGGAGCCGGCTCGGTCGCTTACGCAGCGGTCAAGCAGGCGGTCATGACGATGACGCTCGCGGTGGCACGCGAGGTCCGGGGCACGGGGGTCACGGCCAACTGTATCGCGCCGGCGACGATCGATACACCAGCGAACCGGGAAGCGATGCCGAATGCGGACTATTCCAAGTGGGTACCGCGTGAGCAGGTGGCTGCCCTGCTCTGGTACCTCTGCTCACCCGAGGCTGCTGCGCTCAATGGGGCGATTATCCCGATCGCGGGCGGGCAGTGA
- a CDS encoding DNA-processing protein DprA: MKREAERREPWKLLTNNDPLWPFLEWPFRRWPFSSNRPSGQVNDDVGKRTGENLRCLWLMGPANLLHPDTPKIAIIGTRHPRPDIEEHIRRLARKIAERGYVIVSGFAPGIDRAAFEGALDSETGRTIAVLAEGIDWQRLPRRLRDIQRDPRYRSRVLIVSPFSPSTPWSGKNAMLRNLLIVALANIVIVGQAGPEETPREQSNRPRKSGTWHAVRKANEIRRHVIVPQSSLSVDHSQELVERRLAVAWAEDLSELERLMSGSNAVRSDALLVTESAFRTPVGDPSPVSHACSPAPLCTTQPIRNPGERTGGATDKAHYQQAALPGTCEGVAARQKDERSDDTGAERRSE, translated from the coding sequence ATGAAGCGAGAAGCGGAACGACGAGAACCGTGGAAGCTGTTGACAAATAACGATCCGCTCTGGCCATTCTTGGAATGGCCGTTTCGGCGCTGGCCATTTTCTTCTAACCGCCCGTCCGGGCAGGTGAACGACGACGTCGGGAAACGTACCGGAGAGAACCTGCGCTGCCTCTGGCTCATGGGGCCAGCGAACCTGTTGCATCCCGACACTCCAAAGATCGCGATTATCGGAACTCGTCACCCCAGACCTGATATCGAGGAGCACATTCGCCGGCTCGCTCGAAAGATCGCCGAACGAGGATACGTGATCGTGTCCGGATTCGCCCCCGGCATCGACCGGGCCGCATTCGAGGGTGCCCTGGACAGCGAGACCGGAAGGACGATCGCTGTCCTGGCTGAGGGGATCGATTGGCAGCGATTGCCGCGTCGGCTTCGGGATATCCAGCGAGACCCGAGATATCGGTCACGCGTTCTCATCGTGAGCCCATTTTCTCCGTCCACTCCCTGGTCCGGCAAGAACGCGATGCTCAGGAATTTGCTCATCGTGGCTCTCGCCAACATCGTCATCGTCGGGCAAGCCGGTCCGGAAGAGACCCCGCGCGAGCAGTCGAATCGCCCACGCAAGAGCGGGACATGGCACGCGGTCAGGAAGGCGAATGAAATCCGCCGCCATGTTATCGTGCCGCAGTCTTCTCTATCCGTTGACCATAGCCAGGAACTCGTCGAACGACGACTCGCCGTTGCGTGGGCAGAGGACCTCTCGGAGCTCGAACGACTCATGAGTGGAAGCAATGCCGTCCGTTCTGACGCTCTGCTGGTCACCGAATCTGCATTCAGGACTCCGGTTGGCGACCCGTCCCCAGTCTCTCATGCCTGCTCACCGGCTCCCCTATGCACGACGCAGCCGATACGGAATCCTGGGGAACGAACAGGGGGAGCGACAGACAAGGCTCACTACCAGCAAGCGGCACTTCCCGGGACGTGCGAAGGGGTTGCCGCAAGGCAAAAGGACGAAAGAAGCGACGACACAGGAGCGGAACGACGCTCGGAGTAG
- a CDS encoding PIG-L deacetylase family protein: MTDEKRALVIVAHPDDMEIGCGGTVARWAEEGWSVWLVVVTDGGGGGPDDASDVSPEARRRVSETRKAEQREAARILGLRGVEFLDYPDGRVEPTLELRRDLVRAIRRYRPQILVIPSPDRNWVPAYQVGRYHPDHLAVGQAALAAAYPAAGNAWDFPELLVEGLAPHHVQEIWVINAPVLNHAVDISTTIERKLAALEAHRSQFGDRFPLLERWLRQAAMERGVRHGLQYAEEFHRIRVREPFPFRR; this comes from the coding sequence ATGACGGACGAAAAGCGGGCGTTGGTGATCGTCGCACACCCGGACGATATGGAAATCGGTTGTGGTGGAACAGTTGCACGGTGGGCCGAGGAAGGTTGGTCGGTCTGGCTCGTCGTCGTGACCGACGGCGGTGGGGGTGGACCGGACGATGCGAGCGACGTCAGCCCGGAGGCCCGCCGGCGCGTCAGCGAGACGCGCAAAGCGGAGCAGCGCGAAGCTGCGCGCATCCTGGGGCTCCGCGGTGTCGAGTTTCTCGACTACCCGGACGGCCGGGTGGAACCGACGCTCGAGCTCCGGCGCGATCTGGTGCGGGCGATTCGCCGGTATCGCCCGCAGATCCTCGTGATCCCCTCTCCGGATCGCAACTGGGTGCCGGCCTATCAAGTCGGGCGCTATCACCCCGATCACCTCGCGGTCGGGCAGGCAGCCCTGGCGGCTGCGTACCCGGCTGCCGGGAATGCCTGGGACTTTCCGGAACTCCTCGTCGAAGGGCTCGCGCCGCACCACGTGCAGGAGATCTGGGTGATCAATGCCCCGGTCTTGAACCATGCAGTCGATATCTCGACGACGATCGAGCGGAAGCTCGCTGCGCTCGAAGCCCACCGCAGCCAGTTCGGCGATCGCTTCCCGCTCCTCGAGCGCTGGCTCCGGCAAGCAGCGATGGAGCGTGGTGTGCGACACGGTCTCCAGTATGCAGAGGAGTTTCATCGCATCCGCGTGCGCGAGCCGTTCCCCTTCCGGCGCTGA
- a CDS encoding trypsin-like serine peptidase yields the protein MRSLGAVLAIVLLAATLPAPLARAIGEDLYLPVPHRVTAASATDDLFAALGTERATYFRVFPPDERERVTPTLSLPASAIALLVGRFPDGTVYSCSGTLIAPSVVLTAAHCLYSAEFGGWFDRLLVVPGADRTLEGMVSPFGVTEAVDGTVPRGWIARDGDARFDFGLASLDRPVGNQSGTLPLVLLDDQLIQDSNFSYVAAGYPGDKPFGTQWRAPGRGVRMVTPEVLGLQADLVIGMSGGPLLVTEDAGIFGIASAESPFSNFARRVDANVVAFAQSFCQEIGCQVRTLVPGQPAPPETPTPEKPQEPPLQPRPERPITFVDVQPARWSTVLPGQVRISATIAAQQPLAEVVLQVAGQEARSSTPTVTLDAWLDPGRYTVTARARDVAGNRLVTMWDIVVSWDLADGVWFDSQGRPNAEAINATARALVEAFRWHLYGMSWDGRDHRGDMPTHAERLQPGEPVPVLVTANGFDRATTEATLRALVEAFRWHLWGISWDGAAHPEVPTHGSQLLPPEPVGPWFTPDGQPIPEAISATLRSLEEAFRWHLYGATWDGQPHGDMPTHAVFPR from the coding sequence ATGCGCTCGCTCGGTGCGGTACTCGCCATCGTGCTCCTCGCTGCGACGCTTCCGGCTCCGCTCGCTCGGGCGATCGGGGAAGACCTGTACCTCCCGGTTCCTCACCGAGTCACGGCCGCATCGGCTACCGACGATCTTTTCGCTGCGCTGGGTACCGAGCGGGCGACGTACTTCCGCGTCTTCCCGCCCGACGAGCGCGAGCGGGTGACCCCGACGCTGTCGCTCCCAGCTTCGGCGATCGCGCTCCTCGTCGGCCGCTTCCCGGACGGAACCGTGTACTCCTGCTCGGGAACGCTCATTGCACCGTCGGTCGTTCTGACCGCGGCACACTGTCTCTACAGCGCGGAGTTCGGTGGTTGGTTCGATCGGCTCCTCGTCGTGCCCGGCGCCGACCGAACGCTCGAAGGCATGGTCAGCCCGTTCGGAGTCACCGAAGCGGTCGACGGGACCGTTCCGCGCGGTTGGATCGCTCGTGACGGGGATGCGCGCTTCGACTTCGGTCTGGCGAGCCTCGACCGACCGGTCGGTAACCAGTCCGGAACGCTGCCACTCGTGCTGCTCGACGATCAGCTGATCCAGGACAGCAACTTCTCCTACGTCGCTGCCGGCTATCCGGGCGACAAGCCGTTCGGCACGCAGTGGCGAGCGCCAGGACGCGGAGTCAGGATGGTCACACCGGAAGTCCTCGGGCTACAGGCGGACCTCGTCATCGGGATGAGCGGGGGCCCGCTGCTGGTCACCGAGGACGCAGGCATTTTCGGCATCGCCAGCGCCGAAAGTCCCTTCAGCAACTTCGCACGCCGGGTCGACGCGAACGTCGTCGCCTTCGCCCAGTCGTTCTGCCAGGAGATCGGGTGCCAGGTTCGGACTCTGGTACCAGGTCAACCGGCTCCGCCCGAGACACCGACTCCTGAGAAACCGCAGGAACCACCGCTGCAGCCTCGCCCTGAGCGACCGATCACGTTCGTCGACGTCCAGCCTGCTCGCTGGTCGACGGTTCTTCCGGGACAGGTACGGATCAGTGCGACCATCGCGGCACAACAGCCGCTCGCAGAAGTCGTCCTGCAGGTCGCTGGCCAAGAGGCACGCAGCAGCACCCCGACCGTGACGCTCGACGCCTGGCTCGACCCTGGGCGCTATACGGTAACCGCGCGAGCACGCGATGTCGCTGGAAATCGCCTCGTCACCATGTGGGACATCGTCGTGAGCTGGGACCTCGCGGACGGAGTCTGGTTCGATAGCCAGGGACGTCCGAATGCAGAGGCGATCAACGCAACTGCTCGCGCGCTCGTCGAAGCGTTCCGCTGGCATCTCTACGGCATGAGCTGGGACGGCCGCGACCACCGCGGGGACATGCCGACGCACGCTGAGCGCCTCCAACCCGGGGAACCGGTGCCGGTCCTGGTAACGGCGAACGGGTTCGACCGTGCCACGACCGAAGCCACGCTCCGCGCGCTCGTCGAAGCGTTCCGCTGGCACCTCTGGGGCATCAGTTGGGACGGCGCAGCACATCCGGAAGTGCCGACGCATGGTTCGCAGCTGCTCCCACCGGAACCGGTCGGCCCGTGGTTCACGCCAGATGGTCAGCCGATTCCGGAAGCGATCTCCGCGACGCTCCGCTCGCTCGAGGAGGCGTTCCGCTGGCACCTGTACGGAGCGACCTGGGACGGCCAGCCGCACGGCGACATGCCGACGCACGCAGTGTTCCCACGCTAG
- a CDS encoding ComF family protein, translated as MELLWLPTGPYDAGWALDWHTVSAGSRTSIGERLYLLKYRYDRSQIEPLARTLAEALSTRIVRPRLHAIVPIPPSNTERPFQPVLELARCLAQLTGISLVEDYLVKVKPTPMLKNIESATGRRQELEGVFDLRDPYRLAGAWVLLFDDLYQTGATLGAATKTLKEQGHVSRVYALVVTRTRTRPTD; from the coding sequence ATGGAGCTGCTCTGGCTACCGACGGGGCCGTATGATGCTGGCTGGGCACTCGACTGGCATACGGTAAGCGCGGGCTCGCGCACGAGTATCGGGGAGCGCCTCTACCTGCTCAAGTACCGGTACGACCGATCGCAAATCGAGCCGCTCGCTCGTACACTCGCCGAAGCACTCTCCACTCGAATCGTTCGGCCGCGGTTACACGCGATCGTCCCGATACCACCCTCCAACACCGAACGTCCCTTCCAACCCGTCCTCGAGCTCGCTCGCTGCCTGGCCCAGCTCACCGGCATCTCCCTTGTCGAGGACTACCTCGTCAAAGTGAAGCCGACGCCGATGTTGAAGAACATCGAGAGCGCTACAGGACGACGGCAGGAACTGGAAGGGGTCTTCGACCTCCGTGATCCGTACCGTCTGGCTGGCGCCTGGGTGCTGCTTTTCGATGATCTGTACCAGACCGGTGCGACTCTCGGCGCAGCGACGAAGACACTCAAGGAGCAGGGGCACGTGTCGCGGGTGTATGCTTTGGTCGTTACACGAACACGTACCCGCCCAACGGACTGA